Proteins from a genomic interval of Streptomyces sp. NBC_01445:
- a CDS encoding N-acetylmuramoyl-L-alanine amidase, producing the protein MSYVGPDSDGFFDGDGDGPRRPRRFSGGPLTVTLAALVPTALAGWLIWQVAGGPGENEPAKTLPAASQSSSAGTDTSSPSPSKSDDGKKGDGSPSTTPSKSKPPASSSKPAGSGPLKGKVVVIDPGHNPGNFQHATEINRLVDIGTNRKECDTTGTSTNAGYTEAQFTLDVSRRLRTLLQQQGATVELTQNGDRSWGPCVDERARIGNKAHADAVISVHADGSAAGNRGFHVILPASVNSGSANTTAIAGPSRDLGERVAGNFLRATGSAPSNYIGDGTGLDVRKDLGGLNLSTVPKVFIECGNMRDAKDAALLTSGAWRQKAAQGMSDGIVSFLRG; encoded by the coding sequence GTGTCATACGTAGGTCCGGACAGTGACGGTTTCTTCGACGGCGACGGGGACGGCCCCCGGCGGCCGCGCCGGTTCAGCGGCGGTCCGCTGACCGTGACGCTCGCCGCGCTCGTGCCCACGGCTCTCGCCGGGTGGCTGATCTGGCAGGTGGCGGGCGGCCCGGGCGAGAACGAGCCCGCGAAGACCCTGCCCGCGGCGAGCCAGTCGTCATCGGCGGGCACGGATACCTCGTCCCCCTCACCGTCGAAGTCCGACGACGGCAAGAAGGGCGACGGGTCGCCCAGCACCACCCCGTCGAAGTCGAAGCCGCCCGCCTCCTCCTCGAAGCCCGCCGGATCCGGCCCCCTCAAGGGCAAGGTCGTCGTCATCGACCCGGGTCACAATCCGGGCAACTTCCAGCACGCCACGGAGATCAACCGGCTCGTCGACATCGGGACGAACCGCAAGGAATGCGACACGACCGGCACCTCCACCAACGCCGGTTACACCGAGGCCCAGTTCACCCTCGACGTCTCGCGCCGGCTGCGCACCCTGCTCCAACAGCAGGGCGCCACCGTCGAGTTGACCCAGAACGGCGACCGCTCCTGGGGCCCGTGCGTGGACGAGCGCGCCCGGATCGGCAACAAGGCGCACGCGGACGCCGTGATCTCCGTGCACGCCGACGGTTCCGCGGCGGGCAACCGCGGCTTCCATGTGATCCTTCCCGCATCCGTGAACTCCGGTTCCGCGAACACCACGGCGATCGCGGGCCCCTCGCGCGATCTCGGCGAACGCGTCGCGGGCAACTTCCTGCGCGCCACGGGCTCGGCCCCCTCCAACTACATCGGCGACGGCACCGGCCTCGACGTGCGCAAGGACCTGGGAGGCCTCAACCTCTCGACCGTGCCGAAGGTGTTCATCGAGTGCGGCAACATGCGCGACGCGAAGGACGCGGCTCTGTTGACGAGCGGCGCGTGGCGGCAGAAGGCGGCGCAGGGGATGTCTGACGGAATCGTGAGTTTCCTGCGCGGGTAG
- a CDS encoding M20/M25/M40 family metallo-hydrolase, translating into MNTPSALTPASEEAQAEVVGLCAELIRFDTSNPTSDERACADWVVDRLAEAGIDSTLVESAPGRANVIARIPGADSTRGALLVHGHLDVVPADAAEWQVPPFSGEIRDGYLWGRGAIDMKDTVAVMLATARHFARTGTRPSREIVLAFLADEEAGGKFGAHWLVEHHPELFAGVTEAIGEGGGFSYAIDDTRRLYPIENAQRGMAWMELTATGRAGHGSSPNDENAVTDLAESLTRIGRHTFPIRLIEPVRALLAEAAELKGVKIDFEAEDLDAELAELGPVADFMQVVLRNSANPTMFTAGYQTNVIPGKATARVDGRFLPGHEQELVDTIDELLLPSVRREWVNHDIAMETTFDGPLVDAMCEAVRAEDPDGHPVPYCNPGGTDAKAFTKLDIRCFGFKGLKLPHDLDYGRLFHGVDERVPLEGLRFGVRVMTRLWQSC; encoded by the coding sequence ATGAACACCCCCAGCGCCCTGACCCCCGCATCCGAAGAGGCCCAGGCCGAGGTCGTCGGGCTGTGCGCGGAGCTGATCCGCTTCGACACGTCCAACCCGACGAGCGACGAGCGCGCCTGCGCCGACTGGGTCGTGGACCGCCTCGCCGAGGCCGGCATCGACTCGACGCTCGTCGAGAGCGCGCCGGGCCGGGCGAACGTCATCGCCCGTATCCCCGGCGCGGACAGCACCCGCGGCGCCCTCCTCGTGCACGGCCACCTCGACGTCGTGCCCGCCGACGCCGCCGAGTGGCAGGTGCCGCCCTTCTCCGGCGAGATCCGCGACGGCTACCTGTGGGGCCGCGGCGCGATCGACATGAAGGACACGGTGGCCGTCATGCTGGCCACCGCCCGCCACTTCGCCCGCACCGGCACCCGCCCCTCGCGGGAGATCGTCCTCGCGTTCCTCGCCGACGAGGAGGCGGGCGGCAAGTTCGGCGCGCACTGGCTCGTCGAGCACCACCCGGAACTCTTCGCGGGCGTCACCGAGGCGATCGGCGAGGGCGGCGGCTTCTCGTACGCGATCGACGACACCCGGCGCCTCTACCCCATCGAGAACGCCCAGCGCGGCATGGCCTGGATGGAACTCACGGCGACCGGCCGCGCCGGCCACGGCTCGTCCCCCAACGACGAGAACGCGGTCACCGACCTCGCCGAGTCCCTCACCCGCATCGGGCGGCACACGTTCCCCATCCGCCTGATCGAGCCCGTACGGGCGCTGCTGGCCGAGGCCGCCGAGCTCAAGGGCGTGAAGATCGACTTCGAGGCCGAGGACCTCGACGCCGAACTCGCCGAGCTGGGCCCGGTCGCCGACTTCATGCAGGTGGTGCTCCGCAACTCCGCGAACCCCACCATGTTCACGGCCGGCTACCAGACCAACGTCATCCCCGGTAAGGCCACCGCCCGCGTCGACGGCCGCTTCCTGCCCGGCCACGAGCAGGAACTCGTGGACACCATCGACGAGTTGCTCCTGCCGTCCGTGCGGCGCGAGTGGGTCAACCACGACATCGCCATGGAGACGACGTTCGACGGCCCGCTCGTCGACGCCATGTGCGAGGCCGTGCGCGCCGAGGACCCCGACGGCCACCCGGTCCCGTACTGCAACCCGGGCGGCACCGACGCCAAGGCCTTCACCAAGCTGGACATCCGCTGCTTCGGCTTCAAGGGCCTCAAGCTGCCGCACGACCTGGACTACGGCCGCCTCTTCCACGGCGTCGACGAGCGCGTCCCGCTGGAGGGCCTGCGGTTCGGCGTCCGCGTCATGACACGCCTCTGGCAGAGCTGCTGA
- a CDS encoding MFS transporter: MTQTTQRPTAQRGIRGVVPVLAFAGITVAVMQTLLVPVIKDLPVLLGTAPSNATWVLTSTLLAGAVSTPIMGRLGDLYGKRRMLLTSLAIMVVGSLVAGFTSDLLVMIVGRALQGFAMGAIPLGIGLMRDELPREKLGSAMALMSSSIGVGGGLALPLAALVAQHADWHALFFGAAGLGVVAILLTLFFVPESSVKAEGSFDVLGAIGLSAGLVLLLLPITKGSDWGWTDPMTLGLFGAALVVLVLWGVMELKLKAPLVDLRTTARREVLLTNLASIMVGVAFYAISLVLPQLLQLPKATGYGLGQSMVVAGLCVAPLGLTMMFTAPVYARLSAKYGPKTTLILGMLIIAIGYGAGLGLMSAAWQTIVISMVVGAGIGLAYSSLPALIIGAVDASETGAANGLNTLMRSIGTSVSSAVIGMVLANTANHVGGAAVPTMHGFRVSFLIATAAVAMGVLLAVFLPKQRQATKPQLRASSEEDAALERAEEVLGGFRGQVLDAAGLPVSRAKVTLIDRRGRQAGAALTDHTGRYALEVPAGGSYVLAATAAGHAPRASAATHHGEDRPVDVDLALELIAPESRTAARS, from the coding sequence ATGACGCAGACGACCCAACGGCCGACCGCACAACGCGGAATACGCGGAGTCGTCCCCGTACTCGCCTTCGCCGGCATCACCGTCGCGGTGATGCAGACGCTCCTCGTCCCGGTCATCAAGGACCTCCCGGTCCTGCTCGGCACCGCCCCCTCCAACGCGACCTGGGTCCTGACGTCGACCCTCCTCGCGGGCGCCGTCTCCACTCCGATCATGGGCCGCCTCGGCGACCTCTACGGCAAGCGCCGGATGCTCCTCACGAGCCTCGCGATCATGGTCGTCGGCTCGCTCGTCGCGGGCTTCACCAGCGATCTTCTCGTGATGATCGTGGGCCGTGCCCTCCAGGGCTTCGCCATGGGCGCCATCCCCCTCGGCATCGGCCTGATGCGCGACGAGCTGCCGCGCGAGAAGCTCGGGTCCGCGATGGCCCTGATGAGCTCCTCCATCGGTGTCGGCGGCGGACTCGCGCTCCCGCTGGCGGCCCTCGTGGCCCAGCACGCCGACTGGCACGCCCTCTTCTTCGGCGCGGCGGGACTCGGCGTCGTCGCGATCCTGCTCACCCTCTTCTTCGTCCCGGAGAGCTCGGTCAAGGCCGAGGGCAGCTTCGACGTCCTCGGCGCGATCGGCCTGTCCGCCGGACTCGTGCTCCTCCTGCTGCCGATCACCAAGGGCAGCGACTGGGGCTGGACCGACCCCATGACGCTCGGCCTGTTCGGCGCGGCCCTCGTCGTGCTCGTGCTGTGGGGCGTGATGGAGCTGAAGCTCAAGGCCCCGCTCGTCGACCTGCGCACCACCGCGCGGCGCGAGGTGCTCCTCACCAACCTCGCCTCGATCATGGTCGGTGTCGCGTTCTACGCGATCTCGCTCGTCCTGCCGCAGCTCCTCCAGCTGCCGAAGGCCACCGGCTACGGACTCGGCCAGTCGATGGTCGTCGCGGGCCTGTGCGTGGCGCCGCTCGGCCTCACCATGATGTTCACGGCCCCCGTGTACGCCCGCCTGTCGGCGAAGTACGGCCCGAAGACCACCCTGATACTCGGCATGCTGATCATCGCGATCGGCTACGGCGCCGGCCTCGGCCTGATGAGCGCCGCCTGGCAGACCATCGTCATCTCGATGGTCGTGGGCGCCGGCATCGGACTCGCCTACTCCTCGCTGCCCGCCCTGATCATCGGCGCCGTCGACGCGTCCGAGACGGGTGCGGCCAACGGTCTCAACACCCTGATGCGGTCCATCGGCACCTCGGTGTCGAGCGCCGTGATCGGCATGGTTCTCGCCAACACGGCGAACCACGTCGGCGGCGCGGCCGTGCCCACCATGCACGGCTTCCGCGTCTCGTTCCTGATCGCCACCGCCGCGGTCGCCATGGGCGTCCTGCTCGCCGTCTTCCTGCCGAAGCAGCGCCAGGCGACCAAGCCGCAGCTGCGCGCCAGCAGCGAGGAGGACGCCGCGCTGGAGCGCGCCGAGGAGGTACTCGGAGGCTTCCGCGGCCAGGTGCTCGACGCGGCGGGCCTGCCCGTCTCCCGGGCCAAGGTCACGCTCATCGACCGGCGCGGCCGCCAGGCGGGCGCCGCGCTGACCGACCACACCGGCCGTTACGCCCTGGAGGTCCCGGCCGGCGGCTCGTACGTGCTGGCCGCAACCGCCGCCGGGCACGCGCCGCGGGCCTCCGCGGCCACGCACCACGGCGAGGACCGGCCGGTCGACGTCGACCTGGCCCTTGAGCTCATCGCACCGGAGAGTCGAACCGCGGCTCGCAGCTGA
- a CDS encoding cytosine permease, which translates to MTATDTETKRLGSDDYSLTRVPRDQRLGFWTMLLQWLAQSGSISQFTLGATIGVGMTFGNAFLAFTLGAVILEVVIFAIGLAGMREGLATPMLTRWIGFGRNGSALVSFVIAVSLVGWFGVQNTIFGNSVSALVGGPSWVWCVAAGLAITVLVIFGFRYMALFAKIVTPLFFALVAWSVTNALMDHSVGDLISSPAPGQTIPLAVAATAIAGGYMTGAIVSPEMTRYNRKGSHVFLQSASSMILSEYIVGLTGVLLGHLVKSSEVSHIVLSTSGAFGVIVVLMSTAKINDWNLYGSSLGVVNFFQVVFGKRLHRGAVTVALGLAGTLLSAVGIMTHFTEFLSVLGVAIPPIGGIIVAEYWVVRRMRKPLDETREAGTLPASSPTWVPMSIVIWIAAFCVGKYVTVGIPALNSLATAFVLYAVLGLLGLVRPYGTSALDDEDTTVPAAPEATPVGAA; encoded by the coding sequence ATGACCGCCACAGACACCGAGACCAAGCGGCTCGGCAGCGACGACTACTCGCTGACCCGTGTCCCGCGCGACCAGCGCCTCGGCTTCTGGACGATGCTGCTCCAGTGGCTCGCCCAGTCGGGCTCCATCTCGCAGTTCACGCTGGGCGCCACCATCGGCGTCGGCATGACGTTCGGGAACGCGTTCCTCGCCTTCACGCTCGGCGCGGTCATCCTCGAAGTGGTGATCTTCGCGATCGGCCTGGCCGGCATGCGCGAGGGACTCGCGACCCCGATGCTCACCCGCTGGATCGGCTTCGGCCGCAACGGCTCCGCGCTGGTCAGCTTCGTCATCGCGGTCAGCCTCGTCGGCTGGTTCGGCGTGCAGAACACGATCTTCGGCAACAGTGTGTCCGCGCTCGTCGGCGGGCCGTCGTGGGTGTGGTGCGTCGCCGCGGGCCTCGCCATCACGGTCCTGGTCATCTTCGGCTTCCGCTACATGGCGCTCTTCGCGAAGATCGTCACCCCGCTGTTCTTCGCCCTGGTCGCCTGGTCGGTCACGAACGCCCTGATGGACCACTCCGTCGGCGACCTGATCAGCTCGCCGGCACCGGGTCAGACGATCCCGCTCGCCGTCGCGGCCACCGCCATCGCGGGCGGCTACATGACCGGCGCGATCGTCTCCCCGGAGATGACCCGCTACAACCGCAAGGGCTCGCACGTCTTCCTGCAGAGCGCCTCGTCGATGATCCTCTCCGAGTACATCGTCGGCCTCACGGGCGTGCTGCTCGGCCACCTGGTGAAGTCCAGCGAGGTGTCGCACATCGTGCTCTCCACCTCGGGCGCCTTCGGTGTGATCGTGGTCCTGATGTCCACCGCGAAGATCAACGACTGGAACCTGTACGGCTCCTCGCTCGGCGTCGTCAACTTCTTCCAGGTCGTCTTCGGCAAGCGCCTGCACCGCGGCGCCGTCACTGTCGCGCTCGGCCTCGCGGGCACCCTGCTCTCGGCCGTCGGCATCATGACCCACTTCACCGAGTTCCTGTCCGTGCTCGGCGTCGCCATCCCGCCCATCGGCGGCATCATCGTGGCCGAGTACTGGGTCGTACGGCGCATGCGCAAGCCGCTCGACGAGACCCGCGAGGCCGGGACGCTGCCCGCGTCCTCGCCGACCTGGGTGCCCATGTCCATCGTGATCTGGATCGCCGCGTTCTGCGTCGGCAAGTACGTGACGGTCGGCATCCCGGCGCTCAACTCGCTGGCCACCGCCTTCGTCCTGTACGCCGTCCTCGGCCTCCTCGGCCTCGTGCGGCCGTACGGCACCTCCGCCCTGGACGACGAGGACACCACCGTCCCCGCCGCCCCCGAAGCGACCCCCGTGGGAGCGGCATGA
- a CDS encoding DUF1177 domain-containing protein: MLKYVLDIVELLDDPNADGKRAVEYLDSVAGPEGSGAEVTTVTGERGSTDFLLVRIPGSTGRTSGGPSRTLGVVGRLGGVGARPEMTGLVSDADGAAAALATAAKLLDMRRKGDVLPGDVIVATHICPDAPTAPHDPVPFMDSPVDIATMNRHEVTGEMEAVLSIDTTKGNRIINHKGLALSPTVKEGWVLRVSEALGELLAVVTGEPLVTYPVTTQDITPYGNGAHHINSILQPATATPAPVVGLAVTSAAAVPGCQTGASHETDIASAARFAVETAKAYGGGRLDFHDEAEFDNLVSRYGSLSHLQTLGHESREPRESS; encoded by the coding sequence ATGCTGAAGTACGTCCTTGACATCGTCGAACTCCTCGACGACCCGAACGCCGACGGCAAACGCGCCGTGGAGTACCTCGACTCGGTTGCGGGCCCCGAGGGCTCCGGCGCCGAGGTCACCACCGTCACCGGCGAGCGCGGCTCGACCGACTTCCTGCTGGTACGCATCCCGGGCAGTACGGGACGTACGAGCGGCGGCCCGTCCCGCACGCTCGGCGTGGTCGGCCGCCTCGGCGGCGTCGGCGCCCGGCCCGAGATGACGGGTCTGGTCTCCGACGCGGACGGCGCCGCCGCCGCGCTCGCCACCGCGGCCAAGCTGCTCGACATGCGCCGCAAGGGCGACGTGCTGCCGGGCGACGTCATCGTCGCCACGCACATCTGCCCGGACGCGCCCACCGCGCCGCACGACCCGGTCCCCTTCATGGACTCCCCGGTCGACATCGCCACGATGAACCGGCACGAGGTCACCGGCGAGATGGAGGCCGTGCTCTCCATCGACACCACCAAGGGCAACCGGATCATCAACCACAAGGGCCTTGCCCTGTCCCCCACCGTCAAGGAGGGGTGGGTCCTGCGGGTCAGTGAGGCGCTCGGCGAGCTGCTCGCGGTCGTCACGGGTGAGCCCTTGGTCACATACCCGGTGACCACGCAGGACATCACGCCGTACGGTAACGGTGCACATCACATCAATTCGATCCTCCAGCCGGCCACGGCGACCCCCGCTCCGGTCGTCGGCCTCGCGGTCACCTCGGCCGCCGCGGTCCCCGGCTGCCAGACCGGCGCGAGCCATGAGACCGACATCGCCAGTGCCGCGCGCTTCGCCGTCGAGACGGCCAAGGCGTACGGGGGCGGCCGCCTCGACTTCCACGACGAGGCCGAGTTCGACAACCTCGTGAGCCGCTACGGCTCCCTGTCCCACCTTCAGACCCTCGGCCATGAGAGCCGTGAGCCCCGGGAGTCCTCATGA
- the pepE gene encoding dipeptidase PepE produces the protein MNLLLLSNSTQFGRGYLAHALDTVTGFLPPKARLAFVPYALADHDTYTDRVRGALDGAGISVRGVHEGDDPVAELAAADAVFTGGGNSFRLLSALYRTGLRDALIKAVGGGLPYMGASAGTNMAAPSLRTSNDMPIVQPPSFEALGLVPFQINPHYLDPDPESTHKGETREERLTEFLEENDVPVLGLREGSWLRVNGERAAVQGERAARLFTRDASPKELSVGSDVSELLSCEPRFDSPVR, from the coding sequence TTGAATCTGCTGCTGCTCTCCAACTCCACCCAGTTCGGCCGTGGTTACCTCGCCCACGCCCTGGACACCGTCACCGGCTTCCTGCCCCCGAAGGCCCGTCTCGCGTTCGTGCCGTACGCGCTGGCGGACCACGACACGTACACGGACCGGGTGCGCGGCGCGCTCGACGGTGCCGGGATCAGCGTGCGTGGTGTCCACGAGGGTGACGACCCGGTGGCCGAACTCGCCGCAGCCGACGCCGTGTTCACCGGAGGCGGCAACTCCTTCCGGCTGCTGAGCGCGCTCTACCGCACCGGCCTGCGCGACGCCCTGATCAAGGCGGTCGGCGGTGGACTGCCCTACATGGGCGCGAGCGCCGGCACGAACATGGCGGCGCCCAGCCTCCGCACGAGCAACGACATGCCGATCGTGCAGCCCCCGTCGTTCGAGGCGCTCGGCCTCGTCCCGTTCCAGATCAACCCGCACTACCTGGACCCGGACCCGGAGTCCACGCACAAGGGCGAGACCCGCGAGGAGCGCCTCACCGAGTTCCTGGAGGAGAACGACGTGCCGGTGCTCGGCCTGCGCGAGGGGTCCTGGCTTCGGGTGAACGGCGAACGCGCCGCGGTTCAGGGCGAGCGTGCTGCCCGCCTCTTCACCCGCGACGCGTCCCCGAAGGAGCTGTCGGTCGGCTCCGATGTCTCCGAACTGCTCAGCTGCGAGCCGCGGTTCGACTCTCCGGTGCGATGA
- a CDS encoding IclR family transcriptional regulator produces MSEIPLDRKTPAGALQTVDRALLVLLAFERTRPDWGVTEVAAEFGWDTSVAQRLLSTLAGRGFLVSDPATRRYRIGPAVLRLGRLWERSGSLELLAAPVLEELGRATGDTVLFCLPDSFHMRCVAAVEGESGPLRYYPLVGELYPAHAGATAKSFYAFLPDEQRHRLFRGRPMARFTERTVTDPDELERELVQVRAQGYAWTVGEYDAGIATVAVPVFLGREPYGSLSLGGAKERFVGGPEGRLDALRKAASLLEKRLTHPPQRTRKPRAPQS; encoded by the coding sequence ATGAGTGAGATCCCGTTGGACCGCAAGACGCCCGCGGGTGCGCTGCAGACCGTCGACCGCGCCCTGCTGGTGCTGCTCGCCTTCGAGCGGACGCGGCCCGACTGGGGCGTGACCGAGGTGGCGGCTGAGTTCGGCTGGGACACCTCGGTCGCCCAGCGGCTGCTCTCGACACTCGCGGGCCGCGGTTTCCTGGTCTCCGACCCGGCCACCCGTCGCTACCGCATCGGGCCCGCCGTGCTCCGGCTCGGCCGGCTCTGGGAGCGCTCGGGCTCGCTCGAACTGCTCGCCGCGCCCGTCCTGGAGGAGCTGGGCCGGGCGACCGGCGACACCGTCCTGTTCTGTCTGCCGGACAGCTTCCACATGCGCTGCGTCGCGGCCGTCGAGGGCGAGTCCGGGCCGCTGCGCTACTACCCGCTGGTCGGCGAGCTGTACCCGGCGCACGCCGGAGCCACGGCCAAGTCGTTCTACGCGTTCCTGCCCGACGAGCAGCGCCACCGGCTCTTCCGCGGCCGGCCCATGGCCCGCTTCACCGAACGCACGGTCACCGACCCGGACGAGCTGGAGCGGGAGCTGGTGCAGGTGCGCGCCCAGGGGTACGCCTGGACGGTCGGTGAGTACGACGCCGGGATCGCGACGGTCGCCGTGCCGGTCTTCCTGGGCCGCGAGCCCTACGGCAGCCTCAGCCTCGGCGGCGCCAAGGAGCGTTTCGTGGGCGGGCCCGAGGGCCGGCTCGACGCCCTGCGCAAGGCCGCGAGCCTCCTGGAGAAGCGGCTCACGCACCCTCCGCAGCGCACGCGCAAACCGCGCGCGCCCCAGTCCTGA
- a CDS encoding class I SAM-dependent methyltransferase — translation MSAAPKPEILAAFEAAKGFMPLGEGLALYAAAAEAAALGLPLLEVGTYCGRSTILLADAARQAGVSALTVDHHRGSEEQQPGWDYHDPETVDPVVGRMDTLPTFRRTLHAAGLEDHVVALVGRSPQVAAVWGGKLGLVFIDGGHTDEHATADYEGWAPHVAEGGLLLIHDVFPVKIDEWTGQAPYRIYLRALESGAFTEVSATESLRVLRRTGTGI, via the coding sequence ATGAGCGCGGCGCCCAAGCCGGAGATCCTCGCCGCCTTCGAGGCCGCCAAGGGGTTCATGCCTCTCGGCGAAGGGCTGGCGCTCTACGCGGCCGCCGCCGAGGCCGCCGCGCTGGGCCTGCCGCTCCTGGAGGTCGGCACATACTGCGGGCGCTCCACGATCCTGCTCGCCGACGCGGCCCGCCAGGCCGGCGTGAGCGCGCTCACCGTGGACCACCACCGCGGCAGCGAGGAGCAGCAGCCGGGCTGGGACTACCACGACCCGGAGACCGTGGACCCGGTCGTCGGCCGCATGGACACCCTCCCCACGTTCCGGCGCACGCTGCACGCGGCCGGCCTGGAGGACCACGTCGTGGCCCTGGTGGGCCGTTCCCCGCAGGTCGCCGCCGTCTGGGGCGGCAAGCTCGGCCTCGTCTTCATCGACGGCGGCCACACCGACGAGCACGCCACAGCCGACTACGAGGGCTGGGCCCCGCACGTCGCCGAGGGCGGCCTGCTCCTCATCCACGACGTGTTCCCGGTCAAGATCGACGAATGGACGGGCCAGGCCCCGTACCGCATCTACCTCCGGGCCCTGGAATCCGGCGCGTTCACAGAGGTCTCGGCGACGGAATCCCTGCGCGTCCTGCGCCGAACGGGCACCGGGATCTGA
- a CDS encoding LLM class F420-dependent oxidoreductase — protein MRLGLALGYWGRGPDPRHLELAQEAERLGYDSVWTAESWGSDAFTPLTWIAAHTSRIRLGTAIAQMAARSPTTTAMHALTLDHLSGGRMMLGLGLSGPQVVEGWYGRPFPRSPLTATREYVDVVRQVLRREGPVEVDGRFHAHPYRGEDATGLGKPLKPITHPLRADLPILLGAEGPKNIAQTTRIADGWLPLYWSPTRTDAYEASLTDLPEDFVIAPMARVTVCDDVAEGLLPVKAMLGFYIGGMGHAKRNFHADLMARMGYADEARRVQELFLAGRREEAVLAVPDAFADEISLVGPRGRIAERLELWRKGPVTDLLVLAPDPHTLRVLAELNS, from the coding sequence ATGCGACTCGGACTCGCGCTCGGTTACTGGGGCCGCGGTCCCGACCCGCGCCACCTCGAACTCGCCCAGGAGGCCGAGCGGTTGGGCTACGACTCGGTGTGGACCGCCGAGTCCTGGGGCAGCGACGCGTTCACGCCGCTGACGTGGATCGCGGCGCACACCTCGCGTATCCGCCTGGGCACGGCGATCGCGCAGATGGCGGCCCGCTCCCCCACGACGACGGCGATGCACGCGCTCACCCTCGACCATCTGTCCGGCGGCCGCATGATGCTCGGGCTCGGCCTGTCGGGGCCGCAGGTGGTGGAGGGCTGGTACGGGCGGCCGTTCCCGAGGTCCCCGCTCACGGCGACCCGCGAGTACGTGGACGTGGTGCGGCAGGTCCTGCGGCGCGAGGGCCCGGTCGAGGTGGACGGCCGCTTTCATGCGCACCCCTATCGCGGCGAGGACGCCACCGGCCTCGGCAAGCCGCTGAAGCCGATCACGCATCCCCTGCGCGCCGATCTGCCGATCCTGCTCGGCGCCGAGGGCCCGAAGAACATCGCGCAGACGACCCGTATCGCGGACGGCTGGCTCCCGCTGTACTGGTCGCCGACGCGCACGGACGCCTACGAGGCGTCCCTCACGGACCTCCCCGAGGACTTCGTGATCGCGCCGATGGCCCGCGTCACGGTCTGCGACGACGTCGCGGAGGGGCTGCTGCCGGTGAAGGCGATGCTGGGCTTCTACATCGGCGGCATGGGCCACGCCAAGCGCAACTTCCACGCGGACCTGATGGCGCGCATGGGGTACGCGGACGAGGCCCGCCGGGTCCAGGAGCTCTTCCTCGCGGGACGGCGCGAGGAAGCCGTGCTGGCCGTGCCGGACGCCTTCGCCGACGAGATCTCGCTGGTCGGCCCGCGCGGGCGCATCGCCGAACGTCTTGAGCTGTGGCGCAAGGGCCCGGTCACCGACCTGCTGGTCCTGGCCCCGGACCCGCACACACTGCGGGTCCTGGCCGAGCTCAACTCGTAG